Below is a genomic region from Rosa chinensis cultivar Old Blush chromosome 5, RchiOBHm-V2, whole genome shotgun sequence.
GTTTGCCGTTTGTTTCAGTAGGAAGTATCCACCTTACCTTGCAATGGATATCAGCCAACACGCCTCAGAAAGTGAGACAAGATGGGAGACTGCGTGTTCAGCTTGGAAGAGTGCAATAGGTATGAGGGATCTCTTCTGGGGTGCCTTGTCTGGTAAAACACTCAAGTGTGGAGTGGAGTTATATTCACCATCCTATTTCAGTCATCAATTGGGATATTATCAAGCTATACCGGCTCCGGTGCCAGAATCGTCAAACCGATATAGTTCATTGCGAGCCGTTTTCTCCAATAAGGACGACATTGAGCAGAATAACAAGGCGTTTGTGTACAACATGAGCTTTCCCATGAAGACAAGAGTAGCAACTAGCAAGAGTTCCTCCCAGTTCAGAGAGTGGTGGGTGAAATGAGTAGGTAGCCGCTTTAAAGATGGGTTGGTGTCGGCTAGGCGATCGGCTTTTGCAGGAAATCCATGGGCACAAGAGAAGCCGAAAGCTGTAAGGCGTGGTAAAATAACAAGCAAAGTTGCTAGAGCAATCCCAACTATAAGTAAGTTGTtggccccccccccccaagtgtACTTTCATTTATGCACATGTTGTTAGTTTGTTCACTAACTTGGGGTTTGCTGATTGTAGGTGGCCAAGAGTCTTTGAAGAAGTGTGCTAAAGGGAGCACAAAGAGAAAGGCCATCTATAGTGCGGCCACTGAGGCGGCCAAAGGTAGGCCAAAATCAATTTGAATTGCAGTCGGCCATTATGTAAGGAATCATGGCCGATGGCTAATGGCATTTCTGTTTTGTCTCCTTTGAATAACAGATGGTGCCAGCCTGTCTTCAACGTCTCAATCTCCTCCAGCGAAACAACCGGCAAAACAAGACGAGCAATCCTCTGAGAGCGAAGAACAATTGTGCGTGGCCAAACGAAGTTGCCTAGAGACATTCAAGGTATGACACAGCACCAAAGTGAAGAATTGGCTATTAGCTTGAGCATAAATATGACATACTTTATATGATGAATTTGTAGAAGGCCAACGTCCAAAATGCCATTCCTAGTGAAACAGAGGAATCCGTGGAACTAACCATTGATAAAGATGGCCAACCAAGTAGTGACGAACCTGTGGGGGAGATAATTTCTCTTGAAAGAATGGCTGAAAGCGAAGTTGTGACAATGAATATGGAAGAGACACTTGTGCTCACCCAAACTTCAACGCAAGCCAGTATTCCCTCCTCGTCGCTTAGTGAGCAACACCTGGTGTTGGCTAATGAACTAGTAAGTATGCACCAAACATGTTTTGTGATTACTTCCCTTCTATTATGCTAAAGAACTGATTGTTAGTGGCTGACATTGTAGGAAGGTAATCAAGGGTTTGAAGCCGAACTTCAGGCTTTCATGAGGGCATTTTCGGCCGATGCTCTAATCCAACCAAAATGCTGCTCGGCCATTTCGCAGTTACCAACCGCGCAATTGACATCAAGGGAGGAAGTTGATGGGGCTCTGAAGATGGTAAAGGAAACATTAGCGCAGCCATTAAAAGAATTAGTGGAAACAGGCCAACTATCAAAAGTGAAAGTGGCCATGGATTTGTTACTTGGAGCCAAATACTTTGCCCCTCCCAAGGTAGCTCTCATTGGTGAGAAGCTAGAAGTGTTGACCCAACAAATATCCCGTGTAGCTGGTTCATaccaagaaatagaaaaaaggaGACAACAAATCTTGGCTTGTGAGCAAATGAAGAAAGCCTTGGTTCCCAAGTTTGGGTGGTGTATGGAACAAAAACGGGTTGTGGAGTCTCTTGAAGGCAAGATAAATGAGTTGGAAAGCCAATTGGCGTCCTTGAAACAAGAGAGACAAGAAGTGGGGGAAAAGCTCCTTCAAAGGAGTAAGCAGTGTTTCCAAAGCCAAGGACAACTGAAAAAAATAGAGGCCGAATTGAAAAATTCCGAGCCTAGGTGTATGCAACTTGAGAGTGACCTTCAGGATACTAGTTGTACCTTGGGAGCTCTTAAAGCTTTATTAGCCGAGTAATGATGATTGATGTATGTGGCTCTTTTGTCGGCCGTGGGCCGGTTTTTGTAAACATTTGAAAGTTATGGGCCGATgaaaaacttaattaattatttgcttaCCGGTAGATTATCATAAACATCGTTGGGTCATGGATAGATAATATCTTGTAGTAGTAAATACAAGTGAAGTATAATGGTTAAGCAAACAAACTGGAAATCTGATAAAAATAATCTTTTCGGCTTAATTGCATCGGCCACGGTCAAGATGGCCTAAACATTATACATTATAAACTAGTGGCCATCTTTTGATTATACCACTACTCAGCAGCTCGCGCTTCCCATATTGTGGGATAATATTTCTTTAGGTATTGGCCATTAATGGGCATTGCGTGTCGTTCGCCATCTTTATCTCTCAAATGATATGCtcattttccaagaactttgtcAATAATAAACGGACCCTcccaatttggtgaccattttcCAAATTTGGGATCCTTTGTACCGATGGGTAACACTACTTTCCAAACCAACTCGCCTTCGCCAAAACTCTTGTATTTGATCTTTTTATTATAAGCACGAGCGACAGCCTTCTTTTGAGCTTGAAGCCGATCATATGCATCCAACCGCGACTGGTCAAGATCCTCTAGTTCTTGCAACATTGCCTGACTATATTCGTCGGCTGTGAGATTATTTTGCATTGCGACTCTCAAAGATCTGACTGTCATTTCCATCGGTAACATTGCATCATGTCCATAAGTCAGAGCAAAGGGAGTTGTCCCTGTAGCCGAGCGTTTGGAGGTCCGATAAGCCCATAAAATTTCTGATAGAAGATTGTGCCAATCACGCGGATTTTCCTGAATCATCTTTTCCACAATTTGGATGAGGACCTTGTTTGTGGCCTCAGCCTATCCATTAGCCTGAGCATAATAGGGTGTCGATTGCTGCATTGTAATCTTATACTCGGCCATCCGTTTGATGACGGCTTCAGCTATGAATACCGATCCTCGGTCAGTTGTTATAGTTTATGGAATACCGAAGCGGTGAATGATGTTTTGCTCAATGAATTTGATCACCTCGGCACTACTGATGGAGGTGAATGGAACGGCCTCAACTCATTTTGTAAAGTAATCTGTGGTTACCAGTATCCATCTGTGCTGTTTAGAAGATGGGGGAGATATTTGGCCAATTATATCCATTGCCCAGCCCCGAAAAGGCCATGGCTTCACTATTGGATTCATGAGGAAAGCAGGAACTCTCTGAATGGATCCGTGAAGTTGGCATGGAGCACAGCCTCGAGCATACTCAATACAGTCTTTAAGAATAGTCGACCAGTAGTAACCATGTCTCCTGATTAACCATCTCATTTTTATCCCAACCTGGTGTGCTCCGCAAATACCTTCATGAACTTCAACCATTACTAGCTGGGCATCTTCGAAGCCAAGGCAACAAAGAAGAAGGTCAACATCAAGACTTTTCCTTAGCAGTTCACCATTTTTAATTGTGAACTTGCTAGACAACATTCTAATTTTTCGGCTCCCACCGCCATCAGTTTTCATCAAAAGGTGTTAGATTATGTAAAATCTCCAATCACCAAGTGGCACGTCAAGCTCAAAGACATCGGCCGGCATACCTCTCTCGGCCAAAGATGgcaacgattttctctcaattgtgATGATTTTGTTAGTCTGGCCTGCTGGAATGCTGACGCCGGAAGCAATTTGAGCCATTTCATTCGCTTCACGATTGAGTTCTCGCGGAAGATGGTGAAATTCCACATCATGAAAACAACTAAGCAGTTGCTGTGCGGCGGCATAATAAGTGGCCAACGAGAGATTTGAACATCTAAAAACTTGGAGCATTTGATTGATGACTAATAGTGAGTCCCCAAACACCTTAACTCTTGTTGCTCCAAGCTCTTCCAATACTTCCAGGCCAATTATTAAGGCTTCATATTCGGCCTGGTTGTTTGTGCAGTTAAAGTCCAGTTTGAAGGCATATTGATGCTTTTGGCCGGTTGGAGATTCAATCACTATTCCTGCCCCGGAGGAGTCGCAGGTgcttgagccatcaaaatatAGTAGCCAAGGCTCATGATACATCTGGCCGACTTGTGCAGTATCTATTTCGACGTTCTCCATATCTTCAATTTCAACAGAAGGGTGGTTAgcaagaaattgagccaatgcctGGCCTTTGATTGATTTTTGAGCCACGTATTTGAAAGTAAATTCAGAAAGCGCCATTGTCCATTTTCCAATTCGGCCTTTGTTGATTGGCCGAGTCAACATATATTTGATCAAATCCGTTTGTGAAATTATATGAACAACTGATGGTAACATATAATGTCGTAATTTAATTGCCGAAAAGTAGAGCACGAGGCATAGTTTTTCAATCGCCGAATATCTTATCTCAATGGGTGTGAGGATTCTGCTCAAATAATGGATAGCTTGCTCTTTTCCTTGATCATTGTCTTGAGCCAACATGCTCCCAATTGATTCAGTTGTGGCCGCTATGTAGAGCTTCAGCGGCTTTCCTTTCTGTGGAGGTACTAACACTGGGGGTTGTGTTAAATACTTCTTGAGTTCGTCAAAAGCTTGTTGGTGCTCTGGCTCCCACTTGTACTCATCTCCAATTTTCAACTTAAGTAGAGAAGAGAAAGGCCGAAGTTTACCGTCAAAGTTAGAGATGAATCGTCTGAGAAAATTAACTTGACCAAGGAATGATTGTAGCTGTTTTTTGTTAGAAGGAGCGGGTGCATCGATAATGGCTTTAGCCTTATTCTTGTCGACCTCAATTCCCCGCTAGTGAATAAGAAAACCTAGAAAATTCCCCGCTGATACTCCTTAAACGCACTTCTTGGGGTTCATTTTAAGTTTATGTTTTCGCATACGTTTGAATGTTTGCTCAAGATCAGCTAGATGTCCTGATCGGATTTTTGATTTAACAACCACGTCATCTATGTACACCTCTACGGTTTTGCCAATTAAATCGTGAAAAATGGCATTCATGGCCCTTTGGTAAGTTGCTCCTGCATTCTTTAAGCCGAAAGGCATCACTACCCATTCAAAGGTTCCAACAAAGCCTGGGCACCTAAAGGCGGTTTTATGGACATCCTCTTCGGCTACAAATATTTGATTATAGCCGGCATGTCCATCCATGAAAGATAATATTTCATGTTTGGCCACTCCATCAATTAAGAGATCGGCCATTGGCATAGGATATTCATCTTTTGGAGTTGCTAAATTTAAGTTTCTGAAGTCAACGCATactctcatcttgccatttttctttcttacatGTACAGCGTTGGAAACC
It encodes:
- the LOC112164261 gene encoding uncharacterized protein LOC112164261: MASKGTGEDNYEGKQKSITKRSFAFAEALSQATEKNASAFMNRITQRVPNESAFGALSPTLIDIAAIIGLPPHGQVVDIVFAEGKCDIDLGCELRDRTQGRPAVANFNTWIEVFNNGLGNKSLDSNGSPEEKGESQQETMEVTHVEHAAFLAFWICKFLVCTTSKKVNVEYYKLAEALASKEVQERDQPLALGPFVLAHLYRCLHHCVTKGLNPNWSGLLWIFQLWLHTYFPSFRQSGLALAVDTTLGQQLAHFDLLPHSAEECFEVLFKCPEFSAEQFAVCFSRKYPPYLAMDISQHASESETRWETACSAWKSAIGMRDLFWGALSGKTLKCGVELYSPSYFSHQLGYYQAIPAPVPESSNRYSSLRAVFSNKDDIEQNNKAFVYNMSFPMKTRVATIGSRFKDGLVSARRSAFAGNPWAQEKPKAVRRGKITSKVARAIPTISGQESLKKCAKGSTKRKAIYSAATEAAKDGASLSSTSQSPPAKQPAKQDEQSSESEEQLCVAKRSCLETFKKANVQNAIPSETEESVELTIDKDGQPSSDEPVGEIISLERMAESEVVTMNMEETLVLTQTSTQASIPSSSLSEQHLVLANELEGNQGFEAELQAFMRAFSADALIQPKCCSAISQLPTAQLTSREEVDGALKMVKETLAQPLKELVETGQLSKVKVAMDLLLGAKYFAPPKVALIGEKLEVLTQQISRVAGSYQEIEKRRQQILACEQMKKALVPKFGWCMEQKRVVESLEGKINELESQLASLKQERQEVGEKLLQRSKQCFQSQGQLKKIEAELKNSEPRCMQLESDLQDTSCTLGALKALLAE